A region from the Dinoroseobacter shibae DFL 12 = DSM 16493 genome encodes:
- a CDS encoding ASKHA domain-containing protein, with amino-acid sequence MNNQSLPQPDADPAADALVIFTPSGKRGRVPTGTSVLDAARLLDVDLDSVCGGRGICSKCQVTPSFGEFSKHGVHARENALSEWNAVEARYHEKRGLAQGRRLGCQACILGDMVIDVPATSQVHKQVVRKAASQRAVTMDPATRLVLIDVAEPDMHEPSGDYERLATALDEQWQIGPVTAPLSVLRKLQPALRRGKWQVTVAVNIADTPARVIDIWPGYHEGPLWGLAIDLGSTTIAAHLCDLTTGQVATSAGVMNPQIRFGEDLMSRVSYAMMNADGAQAMTAAVLDALNTLATEICAEAEVAPRDVVEAVFVCNPVMHHLLLGIDPVELGQAPFALATSGAVTLSATELGLTAVNPAAQTYLLPCIAGHVGADAAAVALSEAPDKSDELVLIVDVGTNAEILLGNRDRVLACSSPTGPAFEGAQISSGQRAAPGAIERVEIDPVTKEPRFRVIGCELWSDDPGFAEATAATGITGICGSGIIEAVAEMRMAGLLDASGLIGGPEQTGTPRSIAEGRTYSYVLQDDRPAGGSLIAVTQGDIRAIQLAKSALYAGARLLMDEMGVDTVDRVTLAGAFGAHISPKHAMVLGMIPDAPLDKVTSAGNAAGTGARMALCSRAARAEIEQTVSKITKVETAIEPRFQEHFVAANAIPHATAPFAHLRSVVPLPQPGFNAGGGGQPGTRRRRRRG; translated from the coding sequence ATGAACAATCAGTCCCTGCCCCAGCCCGACGCGGATCCTGCGGCTGACGCCCTGGTGATTTTCACCCCATCCGGCAAGCGTGGGCGCGTGCCGACGGGCACCTCCGTGCTGGATGCGGCGCGGCTGCTTGATGTCGATCTCGACAGCGTCTGCGGCGGCCGAGGCATCTGCTCCAAGTGTCAGGTTACACCCTCGTTCGGCGAATTCTCCAAACATGGCGTTCACGCTCGGGAAAACGCGCTGTCAGAATGGAACGCGGTCGAAGCGCGCTATCACGAGAAACGCGGACTGGCCCAAGGCCGCCGCCTTGGCTGCCAGGCCTGCATTCTCGGCGATATGGTCATCGACGTGCCCGCCACCAGCCAGGTCCACAAACAGGTCGTCCGCAAGGCCGCCAGCCAGCGCGCGGTGACCATGGACCCGGCCACGCGGCTTGTCCTGATCGACGTCGCCGAGCCGGACATGCACGAACCCTCAGGTGATTACGAACGGCTCGCCACCGCGCTCGACGAACAGTGGCAGATCGGCCCCGTCACCGCCCCCCTTTCCGTCCTGCGCAAGCTGCAACCGGCCCTGCGGAGGGGCAAATGGCAGGTCACGGTGGCCGTCAACATCGCCGACACCCCCGCCCGCGTGATCGACATATGGCCCGGCTACCACGAGGGACCGCTCTGGGGCCTCGCCATCGACTTGGGCTCCACCACCATCGCCGCCCATCTGTGCGATCTGACGACCGGACAGGTCGCAACTTCCGCCGGTGTAATGAACCCCCAGATCCGCTTCGGGGAGGACCTGATGTCCCGGGTGTCCTACGCGATGATGAACGCCGACGGCGCGCAGGCGATGACTGCGGCAGTGCTCGATGCGCTGAACACGCTCGCGACAGAAATCTGCGCCGAAGCCGAAGTCGCCCCCCGCGACGTGGTCGAGGCGGTCTTCGTCTGCAACCCGGTCATGCATCACCTTCTTTTGGGCATTGACCCGGTGGAACTGGGTCAAGCCCCCTTCGCGCTCGCCACCTCCGGGGCGGTTACACTTTCGGCGACCGAGCTTGGCCTGACTGCTGTGAACCCGGCTGCGCAGACCTACCTGCTGCCTTGCATCGCCGGCCATGTGGGGGCCGATGCCGCCGCCGTCGCCCTGTCAGAAGCCCCGGACAAATCCGACGAGCTGGTGCTCATCGTCGATGTGGGCACCAATGCCGAGATCCTGCTGGGCAATCGTGACCGGGTACTGGCCTGTTCGTCTCCCACCGGTCCCGCCTTCGAGGGTGCGCAGATCAGCTCGGGCCAGCGTGCCGCGCCCGGCGCCATCGAGAGGGTCGAAATCGACCCCGTGACCAAGGAGCCGCGGTTCCGCGTGATCGGGTGCGAGCTGTGGTCCGACGATCCCGGCTTTGCCGAGGCGACCGCTGCCACGGGCATCACCGGCATTTGCGGCTCCGGCATCATCGAGGCGGTGGCCGAGATGCGCATGGCGGGCCTGCTCGACGCGTCCGGGCTGATCGGCGGGCCGGAGCAGACCGGCACGCCCCGCTCGATCGCCGAGGGGCGCACCTATTCTTACGTGCTGCAGGACGATCGCCCGGCGGGCGGGTCCCTGATCGCCGTCACCCAAGGCGACATCCGCGCCATCCAGCTGGCCAAATCCGCGCTCTATGCGGGCGCGCGTCTACTGATGGACGAGATGGGCGTCGACACGGTCGATCGTGTGACCCTCGCCGGGGCCTTCGGCGCGCATATCTCGCCCAAGCACGCGATGGTGCTCGGCATGATCCCCGATGCGCCCCTGGACAAGGTCACTTCCGCTGGCAACGCGGCAGGCACCGGCGCGCGCATGGCGCTTTGCAGCCGTGCGGCCCGGGCCGAGATCGAACAGACGGTCTCCAAAATTACCAAGGTCGAAACCGCCATCGAGCCACGGTTTCAGGAGCATTTCGTCGCCGCCAACGCGATCCCCCACGCCACCGCGCCCTTCGCGCACCTGCGGTCCGTGGTCCCCCTGCCGCAGCCGGGATTCAACGCGGGCGGCGGGGGTCAGCCAGGCACACGACGCCGCCGTCGACGGGGCTAA